One Canis lupus familiaris isolate Mischka breed German Shepherd chromosome 20, alternate assembly UU_Cfam_GSD_1.0, whole genome shotgun sequence genomic region harbors:
- the C20H19orf44 gene encoding uncharacterized protein C19orf44 homolog produces MAYIRRAGYPVHNIFGDFSDISLEDSKMEEIRNLKISRSLTKIAPGHSRFLKGNQTMGVGHSLLKDKAVVEGWRSLSSGRPPTTASKLRASAALTKLAQIETKIMNRKAQMDLSDTESDLKTSEDSLPRSADMVLPRSTAKLSPPSLDKTSQKQAQEIPVAESSTWTGKGSRFLKRREPRIESIIPEAHFGKERNFQTPKEKKPTRKLDSPDSDEEEMKKLLGSLIESSREKETYVNQRFIIPKVNEKEQTKVFSDQIPTQPRILSLPSEELSSPKSFRISRLPASQSTDRTLRSTRSRARSPQTHTSEDTAARTASLPITGTSPQSGSTRLGKLSSPGRSEAGPHDESPSEAADDSLNDFRINLLSLDDLAPAVSENSDLEQKKEGQLEKAFSQRPQAGGPPTGSEVSECVTEPSAASARPDGAPSPRPTSQEPMASTMSSAYSEDFETSPDPTASESRAHPEESPDRMLDTSSEFSASLHTDLPLPTVKPWKTQVRDVTRVVVREMAVQTLDPAFTYQWAEGAGVAAIGPALGGAYVDPVPVASHVISADSIEALTAYSPAVLALHDMLKQQLSLTQQFLEASRHLHGSLVRSLDQDSFHYHTLEETKQYLRRHRPAPLSMEDALEEVKKELSTTR; encoded by the exons ATGGCTTACATAAGAAGAGCCGGCTATCCCGTGCACAACATTTTTGGTGATTTTAGTGACATTTCCTTAGAAGattcaaaaatggaagaaatcagaAACTTGAAAATCAGTAGAAGTCTTACCAAAATAGCTCCTGGTCATAGCAGATTTCTAAAAGGAAACCAAACCATGGGTGTAGGACACTCACTCCTAAAAGACAAGGCTGTTGTCGAGGGTTGGCGCAGCCTGTCCTCGGGCAGACCCCCGACCACTGCCTCGAAGCTCAGGGCCAGCGCTGCACTCACGAAGCTGGCTCAAATAGAAACCAAGATCATGAATCGGAAGGCGCAGATGGATTTGTCTGACACGGAATCTGACCTGAAGACCTCTGAGGACAGTCTTCCAAGGAGTGCAGACATGGTCCTTCCCAGGAGTACAGCCAAACTTTCTCCACCCAGCCTGGATAAAACCTCCCAGAAACAAGCCCAGGAAATTCCTGTGGCTGAGAGCAGCACTTGGACTGGGAAGGGCAGTAGATTTCTAAAGAGGAGGGAACCACGCATTGAAAGTATCATCCCTGAGGcacattttggaaaagagaggAATTTTCAAACACCCAAAGAGAAAAAACCTACCAGAAAACTAGATTCTCCAGACAGCGatgaggaggaaatgaaaaagtTGCTGGGAAGCTTGATAGAATcttctagagaaaaagaaacatacgTGAATCAGCGTTTCATTATCCCCAAAGTCAATGAGAAAGAACAGACTAAAGTATTCTCG GATCAGATCCCAACTCAGCCAAGAATCCTTTCACTACCCAGTGAGGAACTTTCCAGCCCAAAGTCCTTTCGGATATCACGTCTGCCAGCCTCACAGTCCACAGACAGGACCCTTCGCAGCACGCGCTCAAGAGCTCGCTCCCCACAGACTCACACTTCAGAGGATACAGCCGCCCGCACAGCGTCGCTTCCCATCACTGGCACCTCTCCACAGTCAGGCTCAACGCGGCTTGGCAAGCTCTCCTCTCCCGGAAGGAGTGAGGCTGGGCCTCATGATGAATCGCCCTCAGAAGCTGCCGATGACAGCCTGAACG ATTTTAGAATCAATCTGTTGTCCCTTGATGACCTGGCTCCAGCTGTCAGCGAGAACTCAGACTTGGAACAGAAA AAAGAAGGCCAGCTGGAAAAGGCCTTCAGCCAACGCCCCCAGGCAGGGGGTCCCCCCACTGGCAGTGAGGTCTCAGAGTGCGTGACTGAGCCATCCGCCGCCTCCGCCAGGCCCGACGGTGCTCCTAGCCCGAGGCCGACGTCCCAAGAACCCATGGCGAGCACAATGAGCTCGGCTTACTCCGAAGATTTTGAAACATCCCCAGATCCAACGGCATCCGAGTCGAGGGCCCATCCTGAGGAGTCTCCCGACAGGATGCTGGACACTTCGTCAGAATTCTCCGCAAGCCTGCACACAGACCTTCCCCTGCCGACCGTCAAGCCTTGGAAAACGCAGGTCAGGGACGTTACCAGAGTTGTGGTGAGGGAGATGGCCGTGCAGACCCTCGATCCCGCCTTCACCTACCAGTGGGCAGAGG GGGCCGGCGTGGCGGCCATCGGGCCAGCCCTGGGAGGTGCCTACGTGGATCCTGTGCCCGTTGCCAGTCATGTCATCAGTGCGGACTCGATAGAAG CCCTGACAGCTTACAGCCCGGCCGTGTTGGCGCTCCACGACATGCTGAAGCAGCAGCTGAGCCTGACGCAGCAGTTCCTGGAGGCCAGCCGCCACCTGCACGGCTCCCTCGTGCGGTCCCTGGATCAGGACTCGTTCCACTACCACACCCTGGAGGAAACCAAGCAG
- the CALR3 gene encoding calreticulin-3 isoform X1, whose amino-acid sequence MALVHVPLWAVCMLRVALATVYFQEEFLDGEHWRNRWVQSTNDSQIGHFRLSSGKFYGHKEKDKGLQTTQNGRFYAISARFKPFSNKGKTLVIQYTVKHEQKMDCGGGYIKVFPADVDQKNLNGKSQYYIMFGPDICGFDIRKVHVILHFKNQYHSNKKSIRCKVDGFTHLYALILRPDLTYEVKIDGQSIESGGIEYDWNLTSLKKMEKTSAESKDWEQVEDSKSQDWEKHFLDASASKPSDWNSELDGDWQAPMLQKPPYQDGLKPEGIDKDIWLHQKMKNTNYLTEYDLSEFENIGAIGLELWQVRSGTIFDNFLITDDEEYAENFGKATWGETKGPEREMDAIQAKEEVKKAREEDEQDLLMGRFGGQENIFQRFHKRDEL is encoded by the exons ATGGCTTTGGTTCACGTTCCGCTTTGGGCGGTGTGCATGCTGCGGGTGGCCCTGGCCACCGTCTACTTCCAAGAGGAATTTCTAGACGGAG AGCACTGGAGGAACCGATGGGTGCAGTCCACCAATGACTCTCAAATTGGTCATTTTAGACTCTCGTCCGGGAAATTTTATGGTcataaagagaaagataaag gtCTGCAAACCACTCAAAATGGCCGATTCTATGCCATCTCTGCACGATTCAAACCATTTAGCAATAAAGGGAAGACTCTGGTCATTCAGTATACGGTGAAACATGAGCAGAAGATGGACTGTGGAGGAGGCTACATTAAGGTCTTCCCTGCAGATGTGGATCAGAAGAACCTGAATGGAAAATCCCAGTACTATATTATGTTTG gaccCGATATTTGTGGATTTGATATCAGGAAAGTTCatgttattttacatttcaaGAATCAGTATCACTCAAACAAGAAATCAATCAGGTGTAAG GTTGATGGCTTTACACATCTCTATGCTCTGATTTTAAGACCCGACCTCACTTATGAAGTGAAGATTGATGGTCAGTCAATTGAATCCGGCGGCATCGAGTATGACTGGAACTTAACATCACTTAAGAAGATGGAGAAGACCTCTGCAGAGTCCAAGGATTGGGAGCAAGTTGAAGATAGCAAATCCCAG GACTGGGAGAAACATTTTCTGGATGCCAGTGCAAGCAAGCCAAGTGACTGGAATAGTGAGCTGGATGGGGACTGGCAGGCACCCATGCTACAGAAGCCTCCATACCAG GATGGCCTGAAACCAGAGGGTATAGACAAAGACATTTGGCTCCACCAGAAGATGAAAAACACCAACTATTTGACAGAATATGACCTCTCCGAATTTGAGAACATTGGTGCCATTGGACTGGAGCTTTGGCAG GTGAGATCAGGAACCATCTTCGATAACTTCCTGATCACAGATGACGAAGAGTATGCTGAGAATTTTGGCAAGGCTACTTGGGGGGAAACAAAG GGCCCCGAAAGGGAGATGGATGCCATACAGGCCAAGGAGGAAGTGAAGAAGGCCCGTGAGGAAGATGAGCAGGACTTGCTGATGGGCAGGTTTGGTGGgcaagaaaacattttccagagATTTCATAAGAGGGATGAACTTTAG
- the CALR3 gene encoding calreticulin-3 isoform X2 produces MPTFQGLQTTQNGRFYAISARFKPFSNKGKTLVIQYTVKHEQKMDCGGGYIKVFPADVDQKNLNGKSQYYIMFGPDICGFDIRKVHVILHFKNQYHSNKKSIRCKVDGFTHLYALILRPDLTYEVKIDGQSIESGGIEYDWNLTSLKKMEKTSAESKDWEQVEDSKSQDWEKHFLDASASKPSDWNSELDGDWQAPMLQKPPYQDGLKPEGIDKDIWLHQKMKNTNYLTEYDLSEFENIGAIGLELWQVRSGTIFDNFLITDDEEYAENFGKATWGETKGPEREMDAIQAKEEVKKAREEDEQDLLMGRFGGQENIFQRFHKRDEL; encoded by the exons atgcCAACCTTTCAAG gtCTGCAAACCACTCAAAATGGCCGATTCTATGCCATCTCTGCACGATTCAAACCATTTAGCAATAAAGGGAAGACTCTGGTCATTCAGTATACGGTGAAACATGAGCAGAAGATGGACTGTGGAGGAGGCTACATTAAGGTCTTCCCTGCAGATGTGGATCAGAAGAACCTGAATGGAAAATCCCAGTACTATATTATGTTTG gaccCGATATTTGTGGATTTGATATCAGGAAAGTTCatgttattttacatttcaaGAATCAGTATCACTCAAACAAGAAATCAATCAGGTGTAAG GTTGATGGCTTTACACATCTCTATGCTCTGATTTTAAGACCCGACCTCACTTATGAAGTGAAGATTGATGGTCAGTCAATTGAATCCGGCGGCATCGAGTATGACTGGAACTTAACATCACTTAAGAAGATGGAGAAGACCTCTGCAGAGTCCAAGGATTGGGAGCAAGTTGAAGATAGCAAATCCCAG GACTGGGAGAAACATTTTCTGGATGCCAGTGCAAGCAAGCCAAGTGACTGGAATAGTGAGCTGGATGGGGACTGGCAGGCACCCATGCTACAGAAGCCTCCATACCAG GATGGCCTGAAACCAGAGGGTATAGACAAAGACATTTGGCTCCACCAGAAGATGAAAAACACCAACTATTTGACAGAATATGACCTCTCCGAATTTGAGAACATTGGTGCCATTGGACTGGAGCTTTGGCAG GTGAGATCAGGAACCATCTTCGATAACTTCCTGATCACAGATGACGAAGAGTATGCTGAGAATTTTGGCAAGGCTACTTGGGGGGAAACAAAG GGCCCCGAAAGGGAGATGGATGCCATACAGGCCAAGGAGGAAGTGAAGAAGGCCCGTGAGGAAGATGAGCAGGACTTGCTGATGGGCAGGTTTGGTGGgcaagaaaacattttccagagATTTCATAAGAGGGATGAACTTTAG